The Chanodichthys erythropterus isolate Z2021 chromosome 1, ASM2448905v1, whole genome shotgun sequence genome segment attgtctGAAGATACCATGaagaacaaaagtaaaaaaaatgtttgacaaAAAGATTTTATTCACATGGGGAGAGAATTTTTAGCAATTTTAAAAACCACACAAACTTTTAACTTCCTTCTGTAACTATATAAATGTTTCAGGAAGCATGAGATTGGGACTGACGTTGAAATCTTGAAATGCTGTAATAACACAAAATGAACATTGGCTATACAAAAACACAGACTGTTTACAGTGATTTACAGTCTTTCTCCTTGTCAGCCTACAGCACTGCCCAAGCCCAACTGCTTACTAATACGCATATCTCTGTCACAAGGCTGAAGCTTACAGCTAGAACTTTCTCAATGAATCATAGAAACCACTAGAGCAAAGCTGTTACCCACAGCATCAGGAAAAAGACACCAATAGGATTAGGACATAGGCtcccttagaaaaaaaaaccccCACTGTTTATGCTAAATAATCCACAAGACATTGCTCTCCAATAGTTTTGTCATTTTGAAGCTTGTTGAAGGGCTTTGATTTAGGCCATGACAAGGGACAACAAAACAGGATGTTAAAGAAAACtgccaaaaaatattttacttaactTGGCAGTGCTCTTTTGTGTCATCTTATAACAAACTTTAAGAAATTACAACTTTAAGAACGAACAGAACATGCACTACTAAAACTGTTTACCCTCCCTTTTTCACCAGGCCAAAAAAATCCTGGAAGACACAGTGTAAGGtatcataaaatattattaaactgGGCTGAAAAATAAGTATTTCTTTCAGAAAGAAAGGATAGGCAATCTTGTGACAGAATGTGTTGAATATTCTACATATTAAACCTTTGCTGAGAATTCCCTTGTtttgtaaaacgtgaacttgtGAACATTAAAAATATGCACGGGAGTTTCCCATTGTGAAATGTTCATACGCCTGAAATGTGGAACCAGTTTACACTGCTTATATTTTCATAATGACCACAAATAATCATGTGACCAACACCAAAAGTGGGAAAAAGGGGAAATATCTTCAGAATGaaacactattattattatattgtgggTTTTATGGTTCTCTGTTTGGGACCAAATATTTAGTTCTGCTGAATCAGCCTTGAACCTTTCTACACTAGCATATGGCAGGGCACTCGTAATCCCAGCCAGTTTCAATCCGCTTGTGGAAACTCAATACATGGCACCTCCCAGAAATCTGTTGCAGCCATTGTACAGTCAATTTGGAAGTTGTTCGGACTGGCATCGAACAACATCAAACTGAGTACTGCGTGTGGGCTAAATGCCCTGGTTAGGTGTTGCCTTATGTACTGTGAGTGACTATGTGATAGTTTGGAAAAGGAGACGAATAGATGAACAGCTCAAGAAAAATTCAAGTTCAAGAACATCTGTTCGACACCTAACATCATATGACTCAATCAAACACACATGGAAACGATGACAAACAACTCCAAAGAAAGCAAAAAAATGACTGAATAACTATGAGatcataattaaaaacaaatgactAATACAGTAATGCTTCTTTTGTCCATCTATGAAGTTACtcaaaaatacattcaaatgcAATGAATATAAAATGGACTTATACCTATTTTATGAtgaacatacatacatacatatacatatatatatacatatacatatacatatatatatatatatatataatgtgtatgtgtatgtatatatatatatatatatatatatatatatatatatatatatatatatatatatatatatatatatatatatacatatatacatatacatacacatatacatatacatacacatatacatatacatatacatatatatatacatatatatatatatacatatacatatacatatatatatatatacatatatatacatatacatatacatatatatacatatacatatatatatatacatatacatatatatatatacatatacatatacatatatatacatatacatatatatacatatacatatacatatatacacatatacacatatacaaatatatacatatacacatatacatatatatatatacacatataaacatatacatatacatatatatacatatacatatacatatatatatacatatatacatatatacatacatatacatatatacatatatatacatatacatatatacatatatatatatacatatatatatatatatatatatatatacatatacatacatatacatatatacatatatatatatatatatatatatatatatatatatatatatatatatatatatatatatacacatatacatatatatatatatacatatacatatatacatatacatatacatatatacatatacatatatacatatatatatatacatatatatatatatacacatatacatatacatatatacatatatatatacacatatatatacacatatacatacacatatatacatatatatatacacatatacatatacacatatatatatatatatatatatatatatatatacacatatatacatatacatatatacatatacatatatatacatatatatacatatatatatacatatacatatatatacacatatatacatatacatacatatatatatatacatatacatatacatacatatacatatacatatacatacatatatatatatacatatacatatacatacatatacatatacatacatatacatatacatacatatacatatacatacatatacatatacatacatatacatatatatatatatacatacatatatatatatacatatacatatacatacattaaaaacaaatgactAATACAGTAATGCTTCTTTTGTCCATCTATGAAGTTACtcaaaaatacattcaaatgcAATGAATATAAAATGGACTTATACCTATTTTATGAtgaacatacatacatacatatacatatatatatacatatacatatatatatatatatatatatataatgtgtatgtgtatattatatatatatatatatatatatatatatatatatgtatatgtatatatatatatatatatatatatatattatatatatatatacacacatatccatatacatacacatatacatatacatacacacatgcatatatatacacacatacatatatatacacatacacatatatatatatatatacatatatatacatatacatatacatatatatacatatacatatacatatatatacatatacatatacatatatatacatatacatatacatatatatatatacatatacatatatatatacatatacatatatatatatacatatacatatatatacatatacatatatatatatatatatatatatatatatatacacatatacatatacatatatatatatacatatacatatatacatatacatatatacatatatatacatatatacatatatacatatatacatatatatacatatatacatatatatacatatatacatatatatatatacatatacatatatacatatacatacatatacatatatatatatatatacatatacatatatatatatacatatacatatatacatatacatatatacatatatatatatacatatatatacatatatatatatacatatatatatatacacatatacatatacatatatacatatatatatacacatatacatacacatatacatatacatatatacatatatatatacacatatacatatacacatatacatatatatatatatatatatatatatatatatatatacacatatatacatatacatatatacatatatatacatatatatatacacatatatatatatatatatatatatatacatatacatatatatatatatacatatacatatacatatatatatatacatatacatatatatatatacatatacatatatatacatacatatacatatatatacatatatacatatatatatatatacatatacatacatatacatatatatatatatacatatacatatatatatatatacatatacatatatatatatacatatacatatatacatatacatatatacatatatatatatacatatatatatatacatatatatatatacacatatacatatacatatatacatatatatatacacatatacatattacacatatacatataaatatatacatatatatatacacatatacatatacacatatacatatatatatatatatatatatatatatatatacacatatatacatatacatatatatatatatatacatatatatatacatatacatatatatatacatatacatatatatatacatatatatatatatacatatacatatacatatatatatatatacatatacatatacatatatatatatatatatatatacatatacatatatacatatacatatacatatatatacatatacatatatatacatatacatatatatacatatacatatatatacatatacatacatatacatatatatacatatacatatatatacatatacatatacatatatatatatacatatacatatatatatatacatatatatatacacatacacaaatctacatatatacatatatacacatatacatatatacacatatacatatatatatatacacacacacatatacatttatctatatatatacacacacacacatatacatatatatatacatatacatatacatacatatatacatatacatatacatacatatatatatatatacatatacatatacatacatatatatatatatacatatacatatacatatatatacatatacatacatatatatatatatatatacatacatacacacacacatatacatatatatatatatatatatatatatatatatatatatatatatatatatatatatatatatatatatatatatataatatacacattatatatgaAATCAGTgaatctttaaaatattattgttttaaaatattattttattataaatattattaccatttacCACTGTTCTGGTTACAAAAGTCAGTGTGGCATAACCACCACCACAGAAAGCATAGAAGTTGCCACGTGACAggaaaaccataaaataaacagAGAGGGCCTCTGTGtcaaagatttattaaaaatatagatttaaatatatattaaataatatagttaaacatgtgtatatattttatatataattgttcatttgtgactcaaaaattatatttgtaaataaaatatataggcTACCTTTTAACTTTATgtttacaccaaaaaaaaagtacaccagtacttttacttttacttaatTCTTAcattatttgatatttttagaGTCAAAATATTTGtggaaaatgttttgttttattcattcaACACGAGTACAAAAATTACAAGAACTTGACACGTGTTTTAAACTAGTAGATCATCTCAACTTGCCATTGGTCTTTGTGTCAAACATTTGTCAGAGGTCAAAATAACTGAGAAGTCTGCAACTGCAGTATGGAGTGGCACGAACTTCGGCGTATTTCCTGCTTCATAAACATAAGGCAATTACCTTGGTTTAACCTTCTACCACACCTGTCACTCCATATATATAGTGACACGTGAGGTATTTATCAGTGGACCCTTTTATgatatataataaatgatgtATTACCTATTGAGGAAAGCGTTACCAAAGGCGTTGAGCTTTCGGAAAGGTTTTTTTGGATCGACAACCAGCGCATTACCAGGTATCACGCCTTCCTGTTCACCGTGCATAACCGCTATGAAGGAATCCGTCGTCGGTTCAGGGCCTATTCTCATACCGGGGAAATCCTGCTCCATTAAATGCCTAATGAAGGTGGTCTTCCCGGTCGAGTACTGTCCCACCAGCAGCACCATGGGCTTGTTGTCAAAGTCAGCATCTTCTAAAGCCGGTGAATGGAAGTCGTGGAAATGATATGTGTCCTCCAAAGGAAAGAGTTTGGTGCGGTAGAGGCGTTTCAGTCCCTCCGATACGTTTTGGAAAAGTTCTGGGTCTTTCTTCCCTTCTCTTTTAGACCAGCTGAACATGACGGTCGTTATACGACGATTCTGATTGAAAAGCAAAAGGCTCGAATCTGCGTTCAAAACCAGGCGATGTCCTGTCGAAAGTTTGACTGTCCCACCCctacagtcagtcagtcagtcagctCTGCGTTTCGACTTGTGCAGCACTTCCCCTGGCAAACCCCTGAACTGTAATGCAGCGCGTATATCTGAGGCTGTTGCGACACTCTTCTATGACTGTATGGCTTTTAGAGTTTCAATTATTTCTTTCTAATAGGATCTCTGCTTCTTTCCACTGGTAGTCTATCTAAACCGTGTACTGTAGTTCGCATGCGGAACTTATTTTATAGGCTACTTCATAATAAAAGCCTTGATTTTGCCAAAACAAACAATGGAATTTATTCATGTTGAATTTCTTAAACAAAGCATTAATATGAGGGCGGATAGCATTAGATCatacataataaatacattCTTGAAATGAGATCGCCAGTTATGGATCATAATGACCGAATTACTGTGGCTACGTGGCTCTTATGAATGCTAATGGTACTAATTAATCTAGTTTAAAGACAAAATGAATGTAGTTATGCATACTTGTTTTGGGTTTTCTTTTTCTCATGTTTTTGCGTactattatgtaaaaaaaaaaaaaaaaaaaaatccaagtaTTTCTTAATGAAAAGGGATAGGCAATCTTGTGTGTTTCCCATTGTGAAATATTCAAATTAAGTCTGAAACATGGAACCAGTTTACACACTGCTTGTATTTTCATAATTACCACACATAATCATGTGACCAACACCAAAAGTGGGGGGAAAAGCGGGAAATATCTTCAGAATGAAACtcccattattattattatattgtgggTTTTTATGGTTCTCCAAATATTTAATTCTGCTGCTGACTTAGCCTTGAACTTTTTTACTCTGGCATAGGGCATatgcctatttttttttttgcgttactattctgtaaaaatgattcaatacaaataattacaaataaaaaatatatatatatttttttttaaattcactttcattgtgtCAGAAATATAAGGACGTAACTCCATTTGAACTGAACAAAATGTGCATTTTCCAACGTTTGAAACATTTACACCACTGAGACATATTTAAGCCCcattaagacaaaaaaaaataattcagaaaTTCTAAACGTTTATAATAGTGTCACTTAAAAAAAcgaaaagttaaataaatatttttgccTAATTCTATTTTAACCCTTAGATTACAGGGGACCCTTGTGGACAGAAGTAGCAATTACACGCTAAACAGACAAAATTCTTCTGCAAGTTGCACAACACGACCGGATGTAGTGGAACCTTTCCTTTACTACAGCTGACAGCACTCAcattaatactttattttattttattgtaaaataacacaaatatctAATTATTTCTAAATGCAATAATGCATTTTTACAAACCATGTGATGATGACATGTTACTTAAAGTAGGCTTGTAAATTTACAGATACATTATAATcgatacattataatatatgtaatgtaGATAACAACTTAACAATTCTATGCGCAGTCATTGAAGGATAAGGCATGGAGGGGGTAAAGGATTCATAGGCACATGATGCAGCACTTCCGGCCTCCGTCACATGTGACTCTCTGCAGGTAACAGCTTCTCCACTGGCACTTCAATAGTTTTCCACATGGAGTGGCTGTTACACCCAGTGAGCACCAGGAGCAGCTCTTAACACTTCCTATGCTTGTCCAATGTCCAACAAAGTTTATTCTGTTAATAAAGATAAGAGATCAACATTAGAATGAAAAACTTCACCAACAAAAACACCCTTCTTGTCACAACTAGTAATTGCATCATGCCATAGTCATATGATTTGAAGGCTAGGTTTTGATTATTGATATTTATGTAAACTgtaaaatgtgtatttatttaaactgcACTGTTAACCATTCATTTGCTGATCCCTTTCTTATAAAAGAGACTTTGACATATTGAACTTTACACCTTGACTCTGAAAGTCAAAGTcataattaaacaaatttgtTGAAATGAAAGCTTCTATGTCTTTTCTCTATGTAAtacaacaaacaataaaacattctTTGTTGACTACTATCAAGTATAGATTTAGAGAGGTTCACTGTCATTTGGTACAAATCCTTACCAAAACCAAAACTGCATATACagcataaaaacacaaaaatactaaaagaagtaataataaattattaaatgtaactCACATTTTCTGTGTTCTCCTTTTTATCAGACTGCAGAAATTGTGGTAGAAGAAGTGTGATGATCTATTTAAGCACACAAATGACTGGAAAAAGGGcgaaaaaaaaagagagtaaAAGAGGAGCATGTATGAACTTCTGTCATTCAGAAGAAGAATGTCAGAGAGTATGTTGTTGGCAGATTAATTATTATACATTCATCCAATAAGTAACAAGCTGCTATATGAGGCCCATCCCATACTGCACTGTTTGCACATCCACCTGTGTAACATCATATCTTCACCTTAAACACCTTGCAGAGTGAAAATGGAAATTGGacactttggatgtcatatatatatatatatatatatatatatatatatatatatatatatatatatatatatatatatatatatatatagcaaatgATTGTccttaaataaaatgaaaactgactGTTGTTTAAAGTATATGACTAAACATCATGTTAGGGAAATTTACAAAACAGTCAGAGACAAGAATTCTagttagattattttttttgaacTGATGCTGTTACTCTGCATTCAGGACACTATagtttatttatgtaaatgaggataacaaaataaagtaaactgtgacatattatacccaaaaattcttcatacaatCGActagtaaaattgataaaaaattggaaccaaaaattagtcagacactttgacctgaccatgttatctgttaagtgttatctgacataataaagatttatttttttttctgacacagtttaactctgagatcttgtcatattttattaccattttttaaactatagtgaataaactgtattaatgaatgaaatgtacaTGGTATCAGAAtacatttttggtttgactgtataagATATTCTTCTCAAAGAATACAAaaccacacacacgcacacacacacacacacacacgcacgcacgcacgcgcacacacacacacacacacacacacacacacacacacacacacacacacacacacacacactaacaaattctttacagtcacttttttaatcaatttaatgcatcttttttaaataaaatattaatttctttttttaaatcttatttaCCCCAAATTTAACAAGATAAAGCagcaaaaaacattttcaacattgataataagaaatgtttattgagcaccaATTCAGTACATtagcatgatttctgaaggatcatgtgacactaaagactggattattgatgctgaaaattcagctttgcatcacaggaataaatatcCAAATagacattttattaaataaatacagccttggtgagtttgtgaacagtagtgtgtgtataatataatataatataatataatataatataatataatataatataatataatataatataatataatataatataaatatactaCTGATAACTAAAACCAATTTTATAAAAACCAATTTTATAAAAATCTgaataattttcagttttaattgcGTTTGCTTTTTATTGTGTCGTTTCTTTTACTGGAGTACTAGAGCAGAGAAAGGCTCATTTTCGCGAATTGGCTGTTGTGGGATTCCGTAGTGTGTGGTAGCGCGTCCCAGTGCAGACTACAAATGTAAGTAGCAGTTGAACGATGTACAGGGCTAATTAATGATGAAATCATGTAAAACTATTGTACCTGATATACTGAAGCGCTATTACTTAATAAAGAAAACTCTGAACAGCTCTCTAGAAGATATTAGTTAGGCAAAAAAATAATTAGCTGTTGCTGGAGGCTGTTCAGTGTTAGCCTGCCAGCTAGCTGAatttaatcatgtatttatcagtataaatattataacaacACTTATTTAAACGGTCAGATATGATTGTTATGTAGTGATAATATGATAATGTGACAGTCAGGAAAGTAGAACTAATGTAATTATTTAGAGCTGGAGTTACTTTAGTATCTACACAAATGTATCacttttttgttgtatttttgtataacacatttatcaaatattttaaGCTTTTTCTGAAGAGAATAAAGAAATCGTCCCCAAAACTCCTTAATTCTAAGAAAGCTTTTGAACAACAAGAGggattttatgtttattttctctttatttGTGAACTTTAAAAATGTCATGATGTGCCTTGTTATAATGCTATTATACACTTATTTCCAGCACAATGGCTGAGTGCACTACATTAGACAGTTTGCTGGAAATGGGCTTTGACAGAAACAGAGCGTAAGTGATGTCTCTAAAGTGATGTTTACACACTGATCCAGTATTTTGCACTCATGCAGTGATTGTTTTGTAGGGAGAGGGCAGTAGCACATACTGGAAACCAGGGCATTGAGAGAGCAATGGACTGGTGAGTCATCATggatacattttatacattttaccaGATGTAACAGGCTTATCCGGCCATGGCATGACTTGATGCCTTAAGTGAGATTAGGCATGACCAAAGGGAGGGGAaacaatcattttatttcaattttattttaataatgaataatttgtatttttaattttttttaaataaactgcagTGCAACCTGATTTTCATTGTAAGAAAAGGGGAAATTTAATTGCAATTTAATATAgtatataattaattacaataaataattttaataaataaaaaatgatcttTTTGGACATTGCATTTACAGTTGTGTAACTGTACAGGTTAATGGAGCATGAAAATGATCCAGATATAGATGAGCCGTATGTTCCACCTGCTGGGAATACTCTTGGCTCAACAGAAGAACAGATCCAGTCTCCTACAGAAACCTCTGAATGTATGTTCTTCTAATGCTCCTCGCTCTCAATTTCATGAAATCATTGTGGTCAGCATTTCGTCACACAACACAAAAAGTTACTTTCTCTTTCACTTTTGCCTTTAACCAAAACAAAAAGCAGCTATTGAAGGTGTAGAACAAGAGGGAGATGCCAAACATCCTATGACAGAGGAAGAAAAGAGGGAACAAGTAAAACGGTTTGTGCTTTGTACAGCTGACcttaaaatgtatgaatgtaaaaaacacattcaaaacctGACAAAAAGTATTGCTTTTCCCCCAGACTGGAGGAGTTGATGAAGGCGAGGCAGGAGgagaggagagaaagagagcgacAGGAGGAGATAGAAAGAGAAAAGCAGAGGAGGAAACAAGGCCAAGAGCTGCTGCAGGTTAAACAAAAGCTTCAGGAAGACGAAATGAAGAAGCTGGCAGACCAGCGCAGGAGGGAGAAGATGGAGGACAGGCTTGCCAAGTAAGATGAGCATGGATACAGTGCCGTTTCACTTTGATCAAGCACTTTCAATATTCAAAGACTTTTCCAATATTTTGTGATTAACTGTATaaggattatatatatatatatatatatattcacttataataatattcataaCTAGGAAAATATTCATGGTATGCCCAAGCAGTTataagattttattaatttacattacTTTTCTAATGAAAAAAGTGATGCTTTTAAGAATAATTGGTTcttcatataaaaaaaatcacagaggATGCATTAATATGGACATAAGACCGTGATATTagataattatttattaattaatgtgcATCCATACTCATTTTCTTCATAGAAAAATGTCAGTGACGCACAAAGAAAATTGTAACGTGTGAGCATGCAATAGTTTCTTATGAGTATGTGAAAGTCTGTATATATTTAGTTTCGCAAAGGTCCCATTAGGAGCTCCTTATGTTGAGAACCATTTCTTTAAATGAAAGTAATAACCTGCGATTCCTTTCTCAGGCAGCGGGTTAAAGACAAGATTGCACGAGACAGAGAGGAGA includes the following:
- the ubxn1 gene encoding UBX domain-containing protein 1 isoform X1, which translates into the protein MAECTTLDSLLEMGFDRNRAERAVAHTGNQGIERAMDWLMEHENDPDIDEPYVPPAGNTLGSTEEQIQSPTETSESAIEGVEQEGDAKHPMTEEEKREQVKRLEELMKARQEERRERERQEEIEREKQRRKQGQELLQVKQKLQEDEMKKLADQRRREKMEDRLAKQRVKDKIARDREERARKFGGVSSSTGLSSPPSEAPLQSPPENQGAPPAKKDYDDCRIQVRLLDGSTLSTVFKAQEPLAAVRVYVQMNGANGQDFNLITPYPRRVYTDLDMEKPLRELGLVPSAVLVVTKKEIN
- the ubxn1 gene encoding UBX domain-containing protein 1 isoform X2, with product MAECTTLDSLLEMGFDRNRAERAVAHTGNQGIERAMDWLMEHENDPDIDEPYVPPAGNTLGSTEEQIQSPTETSESIEGVEQEGDAKHPMTEEEKREQVKRLEELMKARQEERRERERQEEIEREKQRRKQGQELLQVKQKLQEDEMKKLADQRRREKMEDRLAKQRVKDKIARDREERARKFGGVSSSTGLSSPPSEAPLQSPPENQGAPPAKKDYDDCRIQVRLLDGSTLSTVFKAQEPLAAVRVYVQMNGANGQDFNLITPYPRRVYTDLDMEKPLRELGLVPSAVLVVTKKEIN